The Sebastes umbrosus isolate fSebUmb1 chromosome 10, fSebUmb1.pri, whole genome shotgun sequence nucleotide sequence TTCTACAAAAGAAATATTAGATCACAAAACCTTGACAAattaataaagttttttttttttttaaacaagtgGAGTAAATGGGATCCCTGGATACCTGTTAGCAACAGTTACTCAGGTGACCACAACAAACAATGCCGGAAAACGCGAGGGTGACACTTTGCCACGGACCTTATGAATCCAATGGAGTTGTTGCACACAGGAACTTCCGCCTGCAGGGTCTCCTGGGTAGGTTTCTTATCGACTCCAATCAGGACACCCGCATGTTGTCTGCTGTCTTGACTGTCTTTAATGAGGTCAAACATTGTCCCTCTATAATGTCCGCAGCCACTCTGGGAGCGCGCGGGCACCAGTGCATCTTGGCGGAGACGCTCGAGTGGAACGTGGTGGAGCTCGTGGTCAACGGGGAGTTGGTCTTCAGCTGTGACGTCAAGCAGCTGGAGTTTGGTGAGTTTGATCAGCTGTGACGCAGAGCGGAAGCTACGTGTTACAGTGATGTCACTGTCTGGAAACCTGTTCATGCTTTTTCCCCTGTGAAGGTGGAGATGGACAACTGGACCATGTTTGCACAGAAGCTGTTACTGCTGTGGAGAACGCTTACTGAAGagaactgaaataaaaaaattaaaaaaattattgtattctttctttttattattattattattattattattattattattattattattatttcttttcctaattttatttcaattttgaattttgaagttgttttctctagtatACTTAGTGAGTTTGtctctaagctcaactacttaaaaaaatggtttataaactattgtaattacgaactgtaaattgcatatatgaaaacaacctcgaaaaaaataaagtataaataaataaataaataaataataaaaaaacatccatatgcatatttgtcattttcttaTTCAACAACCCAGCCTGGTAAGACTACAGTCACTTTGTATATAAATGCACTTATTTGTATGTGTATTGCTGCATGAATTCAGGTGTGCTGTTGGTGATGGGTTAAACTGCATGGACAGTGCGTTATTCCCAAGGCTGCTGCCTCTGGGCATAAATTCACACGTCCACTGTATGTCAGTTGGTATTTTAGATTTGTAAGGGAATTAGCATCATGGTGGGACTTGCATTATTAGCTACTCTTGTGGGCCAGTCTTTTTTAGTGGGGGTCTGTGTCACCTGGTGCATGTTCCAGGgcggggatgcaccgataccaatactggattgtatatcaggccgatactgatcaaatagctggatcgggtatcggtgacaattcattatattatttatatactatacacattatacactgtaattttaattctttttacgttttgaccaatttgttgctgcattaaaaggtttacatttgaattgtaattcctgttcatatTGAAGATGTTTTTCGACTTAAAAAGCTGGATCCCTGTTCAAGGGCTGTGTTTATATCTATTTCATTTAATTCCTAAATTATGTTTAATTACCACAAACTAACCGACACACAGAAACCCTGGTTGTATAATTCCAGCGTAGGTTTAGGCGTTGATTTATGGGCAAATAATGAATATGACGTGTAGTCCACTGTGTGCATTTCACTTAATGACAACTTGGGAGGGGACaaggtatatacagtacatgatgCACAGAAGGTGATAGGTGTGGTGTTAGGAGGGGCCTCAATAGCTCATTTCTGCCCTGGTGTGTACGGGAACTTTTTCTGAACGGCAGCCACTGTGGCCACAAGTGATGGAATAACAGTAAATGAAAACAGGAGCACAAGTAGAAGAGAGCATTAAAGCTTACAAACTGATTCTGATGTCAGTCACACAGCAATATTTATCTCAAGTCTGCTAATAGTGTATGAGTCTGAGTGTATAAAAATGAGGAAATGGTGCATTTTACTGCTAATAAATTAAACTTTCATTTGTAAAAAGAAGAATGTGATATTTATTGCTTTAACCATTTAACACTGTCAAACATCATCTGCAAACAAAAATCATGACCAAAGCATGTTATTAaacttaaatatattttattgcatATCTTATTATTCCCAACACATATAAACctcttttaattaaataattagatATTTAAAATTGCATTTTGTGTATGGCTTATGGTCAAATTTCCCAGCTAGAAGTTTTAAAGGTGAGCTACAGTATAGCTAAACAGGAAGCATAACATTTCTAAAGCACAGTGGTAACAAATATTATTTCTCTTAAATACCTGGGGATTTTAATGTGACAACCAGGCGTCAATATTGCTCTCAAAGCATCCAAAGCTTTGCTGTGTTTACGTGTGCGCCGTGCATCCCTCAGCCTCCGAAGAGGAAGCTGAGCCTTATGTCCTAAGTAGAAAACATGGCTGCAAGTCTCTGTGCCAGCTGGCTCATGTCTCCCGGTGAAGTGAGGTGTGACAATAAATACCACACACTCCTTCACTAACAGCTAAGGTAGCCAAAGCGAATACAGGCACTAAACCTACTGATGTGTTAAATTTCAAAACAGTCTTCATACCTGCGatatgtatttcacattcattGTTTAAATACACCAGTTGGTGCTTTGTGTGCTTCTCGTAGCTTCTGCTATTCATCTACAAAAATCTATACAAATCTGTgctactaatatatatatataaactagtATTCAGCATGGCAGCAATAAAGGTATTTACAGTATTAAAGCTGCTCAGAGATTTTCACAAATCTAAATGTTGGTGTGTGAATGTTATTAGGGGTACAAAGATTACTACTTCACCACACAACTAGGTGACAATTATGTGACTTATAtttaatgtttgtgtttcttttaatatgaaataaagGTGTTGGAGGTGTAGCACCGTTTAGAGGCTGAAAATCGTTGTGCCTGGTTCTCTTTAGACAAGACTTTGTGCTGTATTCTGTTAAAGCCCTCATAAAGGTCCTGTGTTGAATAGTGTTGTTGAAAAAAGTGCAGATCCAGACTACATGATATCGGCCTGTAAATGGCCTGATCCCACAGATGAGGTGTTTTGTGCGGAGGTTTTCCTTGTCCAAACTGAGGGTATGAGGATGAAGGGtgatttggtgcataaaaatatCAAAGACTTGATTTCACTTGACATGGGGGCATGGCC carries:
- the c10h10orf53 gene encoding UPF0728 protein C10orf53 homolog; its protein translation is MPENARVTLCHGPYESNGVVAHRNFRLQGLLATLGARGHQCILAETLEWNVVELVVNGELVFSCDVKQLEFGGDGQLDHVCTEAVTAVENAY